The following coding sequences are from one Sphaeramia orbicularis chromosome 11, fSphaOr1.1, whole genome shotgun sequence window:
- the zcchc17 gene encoding zinc finger CCHC domain-containing protein 17 yields the protein MMSNRDGPPEPAGLDGLPPMFSIAKGEVVSVQSYGAFVRLPGYKKEGLVHVSEMSASRVENASELVDVGEQVWIKVIGREIHGDKVKLSFSMKSVNQGTGRDLDPNNVMAEQDARRRKQFKDHTGNRITLEAVLNTTCSKCGCKGHFTKDCFSTPGLQYALLPEEDDEEPQQQTSTSAKRQDSEKKKKKKKEKKMKKRKRERKESENDSSGSSSSECKSKRRRHDHSHDREDKTKKKHKKHKSHKHS from the exons ATGATGTCCAACCGTGACGGCCCACCAGAGCCGGCTGGACTGGATGGTCTACCTCCAATGTTCAGCATCGCCAAAGGAGAGGTGGTCTCTGTGCAAAGTTATGGAGCCTTTGTCCGCCTGCCAGGATACAAGAAGGAAG GTCTCGTACATGTGAGTGAGATGTCTGCTTCACGGGTTGAAAATGCATCTGAGCTTGTGGATGTGGGAGAACAGGTGTGGATTAAAGTCATTGGGAGAGAg ATTCATGGTGACAAGGTGAAGCTGTCCTTCTCCATGAAATCTGTCAATCAAGGAACAGGGCGGGACTTGGACCCCAACAATGTTATGGCCGA gcAGGACGCACGAAGACGAAAACAGTTTAAAGACCACACAGGCAACAGAATCACACTGGAGGCTGTACTCAATACAACATGTTCAAAGTGTGGCTGTAAAG GTCACTTTACCAAGGACTGCTTCTCCACTCCGGGCTTGCAGTACGCTCTTCTGCCTGAAGAGGACGACGAAGAACCCCAGCAGCAGACCTCGACCTCTGCAAAAAGACAAGActcagagaaaaagaagaagaaaaagaag gagaaaaaaatgaagaagaggaagagggaaaGAAAGGAGTCAGAGAATGACAGCAGTGGCAGCAGCAGTAGTGAATGCAAATCCAAGAGGAGGCGCCACGATCACAGTCATGACAGAGAGgacaaaactaagaaaaaacacaaaaaacataagtCTCACAAACACAGCTGA